In Mesotoga sp. BH458_6_3_2_1, a single window of DNA contains:
- a CDS encoding HAD-IA family hydrolase — MFEYVIWDFGGTLFDTYPAAAEVFSRVLEKYEVRASVKEILEKLKESTSKAARYFVDKYKLHNGFLQDFYSIENHLEPERQPPFEGAKEMCIQINKNGGSNFLFSHRSNYSMTKLLNYYNMLDLFSEIVSADSGFTRKPDPQAVMYIIDKYGLERERVITIGDREIDMEAGKRAGIATCLFNPDSASTSSKADFVITSLKQIPSVLQVCNRYSGCES; from the coding sequence ATGTTTGAATATGTAATCTGGGATTTCGGCGGCACTCTTTTTGACACATACCCCGCAGCAGCGGAGGTATTCTCGAGGGTTCTTGAGAAGTATGAGGTAAGAGCTTCTGTCAAAGAAATTCTCGAAAAGCTTAAGGAATCAACATCGAAGGCTGCCAGATACTTTGTGGATAAGTACAAACTTCACAATGGATTTCTGCAGGATTTCTACAGTATAGAGAACCATCTTGAACCGGAGAGACAACCTCCCTTTGAAGGGGCAAAGGAAATGTGTATCCAGATCAACAAGAACGGAGGCAGCAATTTCCTTTTCAGCCATAGAAGCAACTATTCCATGACTAAACTTCTTAATTACTACAACATGCTCGATCTTTTCTCTGAAATTGTATCTGCAGACAGTGGTTTCACCAGAAAGCCCGATCCACAGGCAGTTATGTATATTATCGACAAGTATGGACTCGAAAGAGAAAGAGTGATTACGATCGGTGATCGAGAGATAGACATGGAGGCCGGAAAACGTGCCGGAATAGCTACCTGCCTCTTCAATCCAGATTCGGCATCGACAAGCTCAAAAGCTGATTTCGTAATCACTTCCCTGAAGCAAATTCCTTCTGTTTTGCAAGTGTGCAATAGATACAGTGGGTGTGAAAGCTGA
- a CDS encoding inorganic diphosphatase, whose protein sequence is MQEEIVLDIMIEIPKGSRNKYEYDKKLQRIRFDRTLFSAVHYPMDYGFILNTLAEDEDPLDAMVLLWEPTFPGCLIEAKPIGAFKMWDEKGPDEKVLCVPIHDPVWNYIETLDDVPPHLLKEIEHFFSVYKDLEKKKTGIEGWVRREETLEIIAASRIRYLEETQNS, encoded by the coding sequence ATGCAGGAAGAAATAGTGCTGGACATAATGATAGAGATTCCGAAGGGGAGCAGGAATAAATACGAATACGACAAGAAGCTTCAAAGAATAAGATTCGACAGGACTCTGTTTTCTGCAGTCCATTATCCAATGGACTACGGCTTCATTCTCAATACACTTGCTGAAGATGAGGACCCGCTTGATGCGATGGTTTTGCTCTGGGAGCCAACTTTTCCCGGATGTTTGATTGAGGCAAAGCCAATCGGCGCATTCAAAATGTGGGACGAGAAGGGACCCGATGAGAAGGTCCTTTGTGTTCCAATTCACGATCCAGTTTGGAATTACATTGAGACTCTCGATGACGTTCCACCTCATTTACTTAAAGAGATAGAGCATTTCTTCTCCGTATACAAGGATCTCGAAAAGAAGAAAACGGGTATCGAGGGCTGGGTAAGAAGGGAAGAGACATTGGAAATTATCGCGGCATCAAGGATAAGATATCTTGAAGAAACTCAAAATTCTTAA
- a CDS encoding C1 family peptidase has product MKKTFIVLFTVMLISSFALANIATQVRSAEEEINSSIAELNLSWKAGLEDSFVAKLETANISDVGAIFERLNGYIDLPKDVSNRLVEYLRMAYIEEVEDFSIQGMTTTDDLMMSTFVLLEPREVAESYFVRLEPVRDQFIHGSCWSFATVGSFESALAVQIFGMNGNVDNTFDYSERWGTYHNIDWDIYSFSPDSYVQDKNSLEGGNSYFAMYNLIRYGMMEEQYAPYSEVYLDPREEVPLPPSAYTAPLLKSSRTVMILPADAAYELGYTYEEYLNAIKTALLDYGSLAVSFSVPASFDYYSKGIFSPIEGDYSTGGHAVTLVGWASATDLDDVILAGKTNPEATPILAEEIESYTYVDPTQSGSPVFTTTTFWIIKNSWAYDWGDGGYYVIPAISEEQYESGQIGFWEIEGREMYLPIFHDLAHHEEDSLDVNGDGIVDEKDFEALVEKIGSTEAEDIATCDISFPKDGKINGEDVAAWVFLYNNR; this is encoded by the coding sequence ATGAAGAAAACCTTTATAGTTCTATTTACGGTAATGTTGATATCGTCGTTTGCACTGGCAAATATTGCAACTCAAGTAAGATCGGCTGAGGAAGAGATAAATTCGTCGATCGCAGAATTAAATTTGAGCTGGAAAGCAGGACTGGAAGACAGCTTTGTAGCAAAGCTTGAAACCGCAAATATCTCAGATGTCGGTGCGATATTTGAGCGGCTTAATGGTTACATTGACCTTCCAAAGGATGTTTCCAATCGGTTAGTTGAATACCTTAGAATGGCATATATAGAAGAAGTAGAGGACTTTTCCATTCAGGGGATGACCACAACAGACGATCTTATGATGTCAACTTTCGTTCTTTTGGAACCGAGAGAAGTGGCTGAAAGCTATTTTGTGAGGCTTGAACCCGTAAGAGACCAGTTCATTCATGGCAGCTGCTGGTCTTTCGCTACTGTTGGTTCTTTTGAAAGTGCACTTGCAGTTCAGATCTTTGGAATGAACGGCAATGTGGACAATACTTTTGACTACTCCGAACGATGGGGAACTTACCATAACATCGACTGGGATATCTACAGTTTTTCACCAGACAGTTATGTTCAGGACAAGAACAGTCTTGAGGGTGGAAACAGCTACTTTGCAATGTACAATCTCATAAGGTATGGAATGATGGAAGAACAATACGCTCCATATTCTGAAGTCTATCTCGATCCCAGAGAAGAAGTTCCACTGCCCCCTTCGGCTTATACTGCTCCATTGCTGAAATCCTCAAGAACAGTTATGATACTTCCGGCCGATGCAGCTTATGAACTTGGTTATACGTATGAAGAGTATCTAAACGCCATAAAAACCGCTCTACTAGACTATGGCTCACTGGCAGTATCATTCTCTGTTCCCGCCAGCTTTGATTACTATTCGAAAGGGATCTTTTCTCCAATCGAGGGTGACTACAGCACGGGCGGACATGCTGTCACTCTTGTGGGCTGGGCCAGCGCAACTGATCTTGACGATGTGATACTTGCCGGCAAAACCAATCCAGAGGCAACTCCTATACTAGCTGAGGAGATTGAAAGCTATACATATGTAGATCCGACGCAATCTGGTTCCCCTGTCTTCACCACGACAACTTTCTGGATAATTAAGAACTCGTGGGCATATGATTGGGGAGACGGTGGTTACTATGTAATTCCCGCTATTAGCGAGGAACAGTATGAGAGCGGGCAGATAGGTTTCTGGGAAATCGAGGGACGAGAGATGTATTTGCCGATTTTCCATGATCTTGCACATCACGAAGAAGACAGTCTTGATGTTAACGGTGATGGCATTGTTGACGAGAAGGACTTCGAGGCTTTGGTCGAAAAGATTGGTTCTACAGAAGCAGAGGATATAGCAACATGTGACATTTCTTTCCCAAAAGACGGGAAGATTAACGGTGAAGACGTAGCTGCTTGGGTATTCCTCTATAACAACAGATAG